The following are encoded in a window of Clostridium thermarum genomic DNA:
- a CDS encoding glycosyltransferase family 2 protein — protein MNKRVFIILLNYNGAVDTIDCIHSLERIDYDNYKIVVVDNESTDKSVSLIKKAIGNKHIFMSSGKNGGFAYGNNVGIRYALEQGAEYILLINTDTLVEPDFLSKLVGAAEEHPEAGLVTGRILYEGNRDKIWYGGGEINWKRFYGSHYQGENTEDKGGLRKVTFATGCLMLIKAEVFDKAGFLPEEYFMYYEDVDFCAMIQEQGFTILYEPSAVIYHKVSASSGEEESAFAVEWNTRNRIRFIRKYKKRINFLSYIKLMLFFYITRIGKIAGYISKGRIDKVKALIKGVNFIFYNH, from the coding sequence ATGAATAAGAGAGTATTTATTATTTTACTGAATTACAATGGGGCTGTAGATACAATTGACTGCATACATTCATTGGAAAGAATAGATTATGATAATTATAAAATAGTGGTAGTTGATAATGAATCCACGGATAAGTCTGTTTCATTAATAAAAAAAGCAATAGGCAATAAACACATATTTATGTCCTCCGGTAAAAACGGAGGCTTTGCTTATGGGAATAATGTTGGTATAAGGTATGCACTGGAACAGGGAGCGGAGTACATATTATTGATAAATACGGATACCTTGGTGGAACCGGACTTCTTAAGCAAGCTTGTAGGTGCAGCGGAAGAGCATCCTGAGGCAGGCTTGGTTACAGGCAGGATACTCTATGAGGGAAACAGAGACAAGATCTGGTATGGCGGCGGAGAAATAAATTGGAAGAGATTTTATGGCAGCCATTATCAAGGAGAAAATACCGAAGACAAGGGTGGCCTAAGAAAGGTAACCTTTGCCACCGGCTGTCTTATGCTCATCAAGGCAGAGGTGTTTGATAAGGCGGGCTTCCTGCCGGAAGAATATTTTATGTACTACGAGGATGTAGATTTTTGCGCAATGATCCAGGAGCAAGGCTTCACAATCCTCTATGAACCCAGTGCGGTAATATATCACAAGGTCAGCGCTTCCAGCGGAGAAGAGGAGTCTGCCTTTGCAGTAGAGTGGAATACAAGAAACAGAATCAGATTTATCAGAAAGTATAAAAAGAGAATCAATTTTTTGAGCTATATAAAGTTAATGTTATTTTTTTATATAACCCGTATAGGAAAAATTGCAGGATATATATCAAAAGGACGTATAGACAAAGTAAAAGCATTAATAAAAGGAGTAAATTTCATATTTTATAATCATTGA
- a CDS encoding transposase produces the protein MYIRQECLFSFEEIIKLQPKTRLELILAQLDFSNVLNGLAQLHATRGPKGHNELALLYALVAMQVEKIKYFNKLVDRLKTDPIFRYNCGFNILEKTPSASTFSRFLTKLSKIPSLEYDFDCLVKKAISIGIVDGSNVAIDSTKIDSFEKARPKSKLKNDAVSPNWGAKNDTDGNKIRWFGFKLHILADCKSELPLSILLSPASYSDGDLAIPLIKKFITNYSGVLSPKHFIMDKGYDFQKIYDYVTHDVKAQPIIAYNPRAQYAPPEGFNEKFEPICSMGYPLTYWGKDGDYLKFRCPQATGKVNCPFGTKHCSNSNYGFCLKVNYKENNRYYSYPLRSSEDWQKLYNQRTSIERCNSRLKEYLNVNNLRSAGIRKAKVVALLNCMALVAGTIAVNQKSNDLNLKQAG, from the coding sequence ATGTATATTCGACAAGAATGCCTATTTTCCTTTGAAGAAATAATAAAATTACAACCTAAAACTAGGCTTGAATTAATTCTAGCCCAACTAGATTTTTCAAATGTATTAAATGGTTTAGCCCAGCTACACGCTACGCGTGGCCCGAAAGGGCATAATGAGCTAGCACTATTGTATGCTTTAGTTGCTATGCAAGTTGAAAAAATTAAATATTTTAATAAGTTAGTCGATAGACTTAAGACTGATCCTATATTTAGGTATAATTGTGGTTTTAACATTTTAGAGAAAACACCTTCAGCATCAACCTTTAGTAGATTTTTAACTAAGCTATCCAAAATACCTTCATTGGAATATGACTTCGATTGTTTAGTTAAAAAGGCCATTAGTATAGGAATTGTTGATGGTTCAAATGTAGCAATCGATTCTACTAAAATTGATTCTTTTGAAAAAGCTAGACCTAAATCCAAACTTAAGAATGATGCTGTTTCTCCAAACTGGGGAGCTAAGAACGATACTGATGGTAATAAAATACGTTGGTTCGGATTTAAGCTTCACATACTGGCAGATTGCAAGAGTGAACTACCCTTAAGCATATTGCTATCTCCCGCTAGTTATAGTGATGGAGATTTAGCTATTCCGCTGATAAAAAAGTTCATCACCAACTACTCTGGAGTTTTGAGTCCTAAGCATTTTATTATGGATAAAGGTTATGATTTTCAAAAGATTTATGATTATGTTACTCACGATGTTAAAGCACAACCAATTATAGCTTACAATCCTAGGGCACAGTATGCTCCACCAGAAGGATTTAATGAGAAGTTTGAACCCATATGCTCAATGGGATATCCATTAACTTACTGGGGAAAAGATGGTGACTACCTTAAATTTAGATGTCCCCAAGCAACCGGTAAGGTTAATTGTCCATTTGGAACAAAGCATTGTAGCAATTCAAACTATGGATTTTGCCTAAAGGTAAACTATAAAGAGAATAATAGGTATTACTCTTATCCTCTTAGGAGCAGTGAAGATTGGCAAAAACTCTATAATCAACGCACCTCTATCGAGAGGTGTAACTCAAGATTGAAAGAGTACCTAAATGTTAATAATCTGCGTTCAGCAGGTATTAGAAAAGCAAAAGTTGTAGCTCTACTAAACTGTATGGCTTTAGTAGCAGGCACTATTGCTGTTAATCAGAAGTCTAACGACTTAAATTTAAAGCAAGCAGGATAA
- a CDS encoding oligosaccharide repeat unit polymerase, giving the protein MIYAFAVLQLLFLGYYIYIGNKKQGLTFWVDPSKIFVLLWVTTICLYNFQFSGLYSPTLQINLIVMLIIAAIILILRNNSISSEEAIGLIDEISKENSYNTYYLVSNVIFFMAVPTFINNVLHYGLAFLAENKIGKQPMEHYSSYIVYMLTLCAQIKYILYRTFKNKKDLIVLIISVLVLFLTLNRGPIAFLFTTIYIYEVIHFIKIKDRISKRKIYISISAAVLAVVIFLQLFAYVGNARMEYALNKYNKTLQQHYKMSDYMPDSLVWVYMYLTSPMDNAAHSMASQEVEFTYFNNLLYPFIKLSANIVGKGDEYRQWLNHRKTLSPHLAQSVGLTADSFIVEAYQDLGYVGVLVYIGIYCGLIYFTMRLNRRKTDFSAVGAMVIYSNTLNLLLWSVFVNSLKIPVLLLNIMAVVAVELNHKYKLLPRLYEFIKKKVR; this is encoded by the coding sequence ATGATATATGCATTTGCTGTACTCCAGCTTTTATTTCTTGGTTATTACATATATATAGGAAACAAAAAACAGGGGCTGACCTTCTGGGTAGACCCCTCTAAGATCTTTGTGCTTTTATGGGTGACCACCATATGTTTGTATAATTTTCAGTTCAGTGGACTGTATTCACCAACTTTACAAATTAATTTGATAGTTATGCTGATCATTGCAGCAATTATCTTAATACTTAGAAACAATTCCATTAGCAGTGAAGAGGCCATAGGACTTATAGATGAGATCAGTAAGGAAAATTCCTATAATACATATTACCTGGTGTCTAATGTGATCTTTTTTATGGCTGTGCCAACCTTTATTAATAATGTGCTGCACTATGGCTTAGCCTTTCTTGCAGAAAATAAAATCGGCAAGCAGCCTATGGAGCACTATTCTTCCTATATAGTATATATGCTTACCCTGTGTGCCCAGATAAAGTACATACTATATAGGACCTTTAAGAATAAAAAGGATCTTATAGTACTGATTATAAGTGTTTTGGTGCTTTTTCTTACCTTGAACAGAGGCCCCATAGCCTTTTTATTCACTACAATATATATATATGAAGTAATTCACTTCATCAAAATAAAGGATAGAATTTCAAAAAGAAAAATCTATATATCCATTTCCGCTGCAGTTTTAGCAGTGGTTATCTTCCTTCAGCTTTTTGCTTATGTTGGTAATGCAAGAATGGAGTACGCTCTTAATAAGTATAATAAGACCCTGCAGCAGCATTATAAGATGAGTGATTATATGCCTGACTCCTTGGTGTGGGTATACATGTACCTGACAAGTCCCATGGATAATGCGGCACATTCTATGGCTAGTCAGGAAGTGGAGTTTACCTATTTTAATAACCTGCTGTACCCCTTTATAAAATTATCAGCCAATATAGTGGGTAAGGGTGATGAATACAGGCAATGGCTAAACCATAGAAAGACTCTCAGTCCTCATTTAGCTCAGTCCGTGGGACTTACTGCTGACTCTTTTATAGTAGAGGCCTATCAAGACCTAGGATATGTAGGGGTACTAGTATATATTGGAATATATTGCGGTCTGATATACTTTACCATGAGGCTGAACAGGAGAAAAACAGACTTTTCTGCCGTAGGAGCCATGGTCATATATTCAAATACTCTAAACCTGCTGCTCTGGAGTGTGTTTGTCAACTCCTTAAAGATTCCTGTATTGCTGCTGAATATTATGGCGGTGGTGGCAGTAGAACTTAATCATAAATATAAATTGCTGCCAAGATTATATGAATTTATAAAGAAGAAGGTGAGATAA